A stretch of Anaeromyxobacter dehalogenans 2CP-1 DNA encodes these proteins:
- the rplT gene encoding 50S ribosomal protein L20 encodes MRVKKGFKARRRRNRVLKLAKGFRGRRKNCYRRANQAVERALNYSTRDRRLKRREFRALWIVRINAAARQNGTTYSKLVAALRKAGIEIDRKILADLALALPGDFAAIVKTAQA; translated from the coding sequence ATGCGCGTCAAGAAGGGATTCAAGGCCCGTCGCCGTCGCAATCGCGTCCTCAAGCTCGCGAAGGGCTTCCGTGGCCGTCGCAAGAACTGCTACCGCCGCGCGAACCAGGCGGTGGAGCGCGCCCTCAACTACTCGACCCGCGATCGCCGGCTGAAGCGGCGCGAGTTCCGGGCGCTCTGGATCGTCCGCATCAACGCGGCCGCCCGCCAGAACGGCACCACCTACTCGAAGCTGGTCGCCGCGCTCCGCAAGGCCGGCATCGAGATCGACCGCAAGATCCTCGCCGATCTCGCGCTCGCCCTCCCGGGCGACTTCGCCGCCATCGTCAAGACCGCCCAGGCGTAG
- a CDS encoding SDR family NAD(P)-dependent oxidoreductase: MTAGRTAIVTGGGRGIGAAVARALTARGLRVTVFARTEAQVRAVVAEGGAARAVAGDVRSAAAVERLVAGHEAALGPVDVLVNGAGILARGLAEHTAPETFREVLDVNLVGPFLCARAAIPGMKARGRGRIVNVASISGTIGTAEAAAYNASKWGLIGLTRCLAEELRDHGVQCVAVSPGSTDTEMLARTPFPPRMSADEVARVVVFAALDAPDAITGANLEVYG; this comes from the coding sequence ATGACCGCCGGGCGGACCGCCATCGTCACCGGCGGCGGCCGCGGCATCGGCGCGGCGGTGGCGCGGGCGCTCACCGCGCGCGGCCTGCGCGTCACGGTGTTCGCCCGGACCGAGGCGCAGGTGCGCGCGGTGGTGGCGGAGGGTGGGGCGGCGCGGGCGGTGGCTGGCGACGTGCGCAGCGCGGCCGCGGTGGAGCGGCTGGTGGCCGGCCACGAGGCGGCGCTCGGACCGGTCGACGTGCTGGTGAACGGCGCCGGGATCCTGGCCCGCGGGCTCGCCGAGCACACCGCGCCGGAGACGTTCCGCGAGGTGCTGGACGTCAACCTGGTCGGGCCGTTCCTGTGCGCGCGCGCGGCCATCCCGGGCATGAAGGCGCGGGGGAGGGGACGGATCGTGAACGTCGCCTCCATCTCCGGCACCATCGGCACCGCCGAGGCGGCCGCCTACAACGCGTCGAAGTGGGGGCTCATCGGGCTCACCCGCTGCCTGGCGGAGGAGCTGCGCGACCACGGCGTGCAGTGCGTGGCGGTGTCGCCGGGCTCCACCGACACCGAGATGCTGGCCCGCACGCCGTTCCCGCCGCGGATGAGCGCGGACGAGGTCGCGCGCGTGGTCGTGTTCGCGGCGCTGGACGCGCCCGACGCCATCACCGGCGCCAACCTGGAGGTGTACGGATGA
- the folE gene encoding GTP cyclohydrolase I FolE, which yields MAARLRALRPARPRASAPAAAEATARFLDALGLPPEVRASPELAGTPRRVAEAWLEDLVDGYRIEPAEVLADAMPSAGRALVTLTGIDFHSVCPHHLLPSRGVAHVAYLPGGRVVGFGQLVRLVDCLAHRLVLAEDLAQSVADALVEHLGARGAGCVLDAEHLCLTVRGERRARARAHAEGFAGALARSGVARRSFAQAIARADGPRPARRGARRGRVRGAGPRAR from the coding sequence GTGGCCGCTAGGCTCCGCGCCCTGCGGCCGGCCCGCCCGCGCGCCTCGGCCCCGGCCGCCGCCGAGGCGACCGCCCGCTTCCTCGACGCGCTGGGGCTGCCGCCGGAGGTGCGGGCCTCGCCCGAGCTGGCCGGCACCCCGCGCCGCGTGGCGGAGGCCTGGCTCGAGGACCTGGTGGACGGCTACCGGATCGAGCCGGCCGAGGTGCTGGCCGACGCCATGCCGAGCGCCGGCCGCGCGCTGGTGACGCTCACCGGCATCGACTTCCACTCCGTCTGCCCGCACCACCTGCTGCCCTCGCGCGGCGTCGCGCACGTCGCGTACCTGCCCGGCGGCAGGGTGGTGGGCTTCGGGCAGCTGGTGCGCCTGGTGGACTGCCTCGCGCACCGGCTGGTGCTCGCGGAGGACCTGGCGCAGTCGGTGGCCGACGCGCTGGTGGAGCACCTCGGCGCGCGCGGCGCGGGGTGCGTGCTCGACGCCGAGCACCTGTGCCTGACCGTGCGCGGCGAGCGGCGCGCCCGCGCCCGCGCGCACGCCGAGGGCTTCGCCGGGGCGCTGGCGCGGAGCGGCGTGGCCCGGCGCAGCTTCGCCCAGGCCATCGCGCGCGCGGACGGCCCGCGGCCGGCCCGCCGCGGCGCGCGGCGCGGGCGGGTCCGCGGGGCGGGCCCGAGGGCGCGATGA
- a CDS encoding FAD-binding oxidoreductase has protein sequence MTAARDAALRELEAAFPRERLVRDPGRLEAYGRDESDLGARPPDAAVLVESAEEIRAIFAIASRHRVPVIPVAARSGKSGGVLALHGGIAVSLERMNRILEISPEDLVARVQPAVVTGVLQAEVERHGLFYPPDPNSLEMCTIGGNVAENAGGPRALKYGVTREYVLGLTAVLPTGEILRLGKRSIKGVAGYDLTALLVGSEGTLGIVTEATLKLLPRPRHVATALVVFASVAEAARAVNEVLQGGILPRCLELLDDVSLAAAAKTSPYRFPPGAGAALLVETDGNDEEQVFAEIVRLAEKVQVHAQGDVIVAQNEAQRRDVWETRRYLSVNLKALHPLKLSEDVAVPRSRIPEMIARAKAVGGRLGLTVATYGHAGDGNLHCNVLFDRPEERPKVDEAVAAILRDAVDLGGTITGEHGVGVAKRDFLEYEQGAEVVALERRLKAAFDPLGILNPGKIFPER, from the coding sequence ATGACCGCCGCCCGCGACGCCGCGCTGCGCGAGCTCGAGGCCGCGTTCCCGCGCGAGCGGCTGGTGCGCGATCCCGGGCGGCTGGAGGCCTACGGGCGGGACGAGTCCGACCTGGGCGCGCGGCCGCCGGACGCGGCGGTGCTGGTGGAGTCCGCCGAGGAGATCCGCGCGATCTTCGCCATCGCGAGCCGGCACCGCGTGCCGGTGATCCCGGTCGCGGCGCGCAGCGGCAAGTCCGGCGGCGTGCTGGCGCTGCACGGCGGGATCGCCGTCTCGCTCGAGCGCATGAACCGGATCCTGGAGATCTCGCCGGAGGACCTGGTGGCGCGGGTGCAGCCGGCGGTGGTGACCGGCGTGCTCCAGGCCGAGGTGGAGCGGCACGGGCTGTTCTACCCGCCCGACCCGAACTCGCTGGAGATGTGCACCATCGGCGGGAACGTGGCGGAGAACGCCGGCGGCCCGCGCGCGCTGAAGTACGGCGTCACCCGCGAGTACGTGCTGGGCCTCACCGCCGTGCTCCCCACCGGCGAGATCCTGCGGCTGGGCAAGCGCAGCATCAAGGGCGTGGCCGGCTACGACCTCACCGCGCTGCTGGTGGGCAGCGAGGGGACGCTCGGGATCGTGACCGAGGCGACGCTGAAGCTGCTGCCCCGCCCGCGCCACGTGGCCACCGCGCTGGTGGTGTTCGCCTCGGTGGCGGAGGCGGCGCGCGCGGTGAACGAGGTGCTGCAGGGCGGCATCCTGCCCCGCTGCCTGGAGCTGCTCGACGACGTCTCGCTGGCCGCCGCCGCGAAGACCTCGCCCTACCGCTTCCCGCCCGGCGCCGGCGCGGCGCTGCTGGTGGAGACCGACGGCAACGACGAGGAGCAGGTGTTCGCCGAGATCGTGCGGCTGGCCGAGAAGGTCCAGGTGCACGCGCAGGGCGACGTGATCGTGGCGCAGAACGAGGCGCAGCGGCGCGACGTGTGGGAGACGCGCCGTTACCTGTCGGTGAACCTGAAGGCGCTGCACCCGCTGAAGCTCTCCGAGGACGTCGCGGTCCCGCGCTCGAGGATCCCGGAGATGATCGCGCGGGCCAAGGCGGTGGGCGGACGGCTCGGGCTCACCGTCGCGACCTACGGCCACGCCGGCGACGGGAACCTGCACTGCAACGTCCTGTTCGACCGGCCCGAGGAGCGCCCGAAGGTGGACGAGGCGGTGGCGGCCATCCTGCGCGACGCGGTGGACCTGGGGGGCACCATCACCGGCGAGCATGGCGTCGGCGTCGCCAAGCGCGACTTCCTCGAGTACGAGCAGGGCGCCGAGGTGGTCGCGCTGGAGCGCCGGCTCAAGGCCGCGTTCGACCCGCTCGGCATCCTGAACCCGGGGAAGATCTTCCCGGAGCGCTGA
- a CDS encoding integration host factor subunit alpha, protein MTKADIIESVYEKVGFSKKEAAEIVEMVFDTIKETLERGEKIKISGFGNFIVRDKKSRVGRNPQTGEEIEISARRVLTFRPSQVLKNALNGEVSDETTEGADDDDDEEGEGDE, encoded by the coding sequence GTGACCAAGGCCGACATCATCGAGAGCGTCTACGAGAAGGTGGGCTTCTCCAAGAAGGAGGCCGCCGAGATCGTCGAGATGGTCTTCGACACCATCAAGGAGACGCTCGAACGCGGCGAGAAGATCAAGATCAGCGGCTTCGGCAACTTCATCGTGCGGGACAAGAAGTCCCGCGTCGGCCGCAACCCGCAGACCGGCGAGGAGATCGAGATCAGCGCGCGCCGCGTGCTGACGTTCCGCCCGAGCCAGGTGCTGAAGAACGCGCTCAACGGCGAGGTCTCCGACGAGACCACCGAGGGCGCGGACGACGACGACGACGAGGAGGGCGAGGGCGACGAGTAG
- the infC gene encoding translation initiation factor IF-3, which translates to MAIQHRDPRGGGGSRDARTNRRIKAREVRVIGAEGEQLGVLPIDQALARAQELGMDLVEVSPMAKPPVCKIMDYGRFKYLEKKKQNEAKKKQVVVQLKEVKLRPRTEEHDYDTKIKKVRAFLGEANKARITVMFRGREMSHRELGQKVLQRVIEDLRDVAVIESAPRMEGRQMFMILAPNPKMLQSQRDKAKAAAAAAPAAAPAAGAPAPAPAPAAPAPAPTAADPAAQR; encoded by the coding sequence ATGGCGATCCAGCACAGAGATCCGCGGGGCGGCGGCGGCAGCCGCGATGCGCGCACCAACCGCCGCATCAAGGCCCGCGAGGTACGCGTCATCGGGGCCGAGGGCGAGCAGCTCGGCGTGCTCCCGATCGACCAGGCGCTGGCGCGCGCGCAGGAGCTGGGCATGGACCTCGTCGAGGTCAGCCCGATGGCGAAGCCGCCCGTCTGCAAGATCATGGACTACGGCCGCTTCAAGTACCTCGAGAAGAAGAAGCAGAACGAGGCCAAGAAGAAGCAGGTCGTGGTGCAGCTCAAGGAAGTGAAGCTCCGCCCGCGCACGGAGGAGCACGACTACGACACCAAGATCAAGAAGGTGCGCGCGTTCCTCGGCGAGGCGAACAAGGCGCGCATCACCGTGATGTTCCGCGGGCGCGAGATGTCCCACCGCGAGCTGGGCCAGAAGGTCCTGCAGCGGGTGATCGAGGATCTGCGCGACGTGGCGGTCATCGAGTCGGCGCCCCGCATGGAAGGGCGCCAGATGTTCATGATCCTCGCGCCGAACCCGAAGATGCTCCAGTCCCAGCGCGACAAGGCCAAGGCCGCGGCCGCCGCGGCGCCCGCCGCTGCCCCCGCCGCCGGCGCGCCCGCGCCGGCCCCGGCTCCCGCCGCCCCGGCGCCCGCGCCGACCGCCGCGGACCCGGCGGCACAGAGATAG
- a CDS encoding helix-turn-helix domain-containing protein, with protein MERNRTIVIEADPERRQQLSQLLVASGFDVTISADLAAALLEAARAAPSADGQPARRPTLSEIERRYAREVLRATGGNKTRAAEILGIDRKTLYRLIGAVPVRQPDAVAPVNGVDAPAAAAGRVNGI; from the coding sequence GTGGAACGCAACCGCACGATCGTCATCGAGGCCGATCCGGAGCGCCGCCAGCAGCTCTCGCAGCTGCTCGTCGCGTCCGGGTTCGACGTCACCATCTCTGCGGACCTCGCCGCCGCGCTCCTCGAGGCCGCCCGGGCCGCGCCGTCGGCCGATGGCCAGCCGGCGCGCCGGCCCACGCTGTCGGAGATCGAGCGGCGCTACGCGCGCGAGGTCCTGCGCGCCACCGGCGGGAACAAGACGCGCGCGGCCGAGATCCTGGGCATCGACCGCAAGACGCTCTACCGGCTCATCGGCGCGGTCCCGGTGCGGCAGCCCGACGCGGTCGCGCCGGTGAACGGCGTGGACGCGCCGGCGGCGGCCGCCGGCCGCGTCAACGGTATCTGA
- the pheT gene encoding phenylalanine--tRNA ligase subunit beta produces the protein MRISLKWLSEYVDLPAPEELARRLTAVGFEIEAVERTGAGLKGVVAARIAASEPHPNAEKLSVTRVDAGGGEPLQVVCGAKNYQVGDVVPLATVGAELPGGTKISKAKLRGVESFGMLCSARELGLSADATGLLILPPGTVPGTPIGEALGLDDVLFEVNVTPNRPDALSHVGIAREVAALLGQKVRLPRPGLVEGGGAAADAVKVRIEAPEKCARYAARVVEGVKIGPSPTWLAQRLERCGIRSISNVVDATNYVLLELGHPLHAFDLDEVAGHEIVVRTARPGERITTLDGKDRALEPDDLLIADRDRGSALAGVMGGGDSEISGGTTRVLLESAWFAPSGVRRTSRRHGLKSEASYRFERGADPGMVIPALDRCAALIAGLSGGTVRAGVVDAKAREVASPEVRMRWDRPAQVLGMPVSREDARRILLSLGFEERASDGDAVSFGVPSWRVDVSIEEDLVEEIVRTLGYDAIPETLPGPAVRTPAESAEAQGVGRARAALEAAGFSEAVNFSFVAARDLEPLAGGLAAGGIALRNPISADLAVMRTSLVPSLLRNAAHNRRQRVEDVRLYEIARAYGPRAAGAAGDSPGHEATEVAGVLLGRRSPVGWAVGGDVADFHDAKAAVQGLLEALGVEASWSAPGPGWLHPRTSAALRAPGGAALGELGELHPRVAEAFELPRGVLAFRLSLDALLAAARLVPQYRPIPRLPAVLRDVAVVVEDAVTAAAVEVLVREEPLVEAVILFDVYKGAPLPAGRKNLALAITYRAPDRTLTDAEADAAHARIVARLRERVGAELRG, from the coding sequence GTGCGCATCTCGCTCAAGTGGCTATCGGAGTACGTGGACCTGCCCGCGCCCGAGGAGCTGGCGCGGCGCCTCACCGCCGTGGGCTTCGAGATCGAGGCGGTGGAGCGCACCGGCGCGGGGCTGAAGGGCGTGGTGGCGGCGCGCATCGCCGCCTCCGAGCCGCACCCCAACGCCGAGAAGCTCTCGGTGACCCGGGTCGACGCGGGCGGCGGCGAGCCGCTGCAGGTGGTGTGCGGCGCGAAGAACTACCAGGTGGGCGACGTGGTCCCGCTCGCCACGGTGGGCGCCGAGCTGCCCGGCGGCACGAAGATCTCCAAGGCGAAGCTGCGCGGGGTGGAGTCCTTCGGGATGCTCTGCTCGGCGCGCGAGCTCGGGCTCTCCGCCGACGCGACCGGCCTGCTCATCCTCCCGCCCGGCACGGTCCCGGGCACGCCCATCGGCGAGGCGCTCGGCCTCGACGACGTGCTGTTCGAGGTGAACGTCACCCCGAACCGGCCGGACGCGCTCTCGCACGTGGGCATCGCCCGCGAGGTGGCGGCGCTGCTGGGCCAGAAGGTCCGGCTGCCGAGGCCGGGGCTGGTGGAGGGCGGCGGCGCCGCGGCCGACGCGGTGAAGGTCCGGATCGAGGCGCCGGAGAAGTGCGCCCGCTACGCCGCGCGCGTGGTGGAGGGCGTGAAGATCGGCCCGTCCCCGACCTGGCTCGCGCAGCGGCTGGAGCGCTGCGGCATCCGCTCCATCTCCAACGTGGTGGACGCGACGAACTACGTGCTGCTCGAGCTCGGGCACCCGCTGCACGCGTTCGACCTCGACGAGGTGGCCGGCCACGAGATCGTGGTCCGCACCGCGCGGCCGGGCGAGCGGATCACCACGCTCGACGGGAAGGACCGGGCGCTCGAGCCGGACGACCTGCTCATCGCCGATCGCGACCGCGGCAGCGCGCTCGCGGGCGTGATGGGCGGCGGCGACTCGGAGATCTCCGGCGGCACCACCCGCGTGCTGCTGGAGTCGGCCTGGTTCGCGCCGAGCGGCGTGCGCCGGACCTCGCGCCGTCACGGCCTGAAGAGCGAGGCGTCCTACCGCTTCGAGCGCGGCGCCGACCCGGGGATGGTGATCCCGGCGCTGGATCGCTGCGCGGCGCTCATCGCCGGGCTGTCCGGCGGGACGGTGCGCGCCGGGGTGGTGGACGCGAAGGCGCGCGAGGTCGCCTCGCCCGAGGTGCGCATGCGCTGGGATCGCCCGGCGCAGGTGCTGGGCATGCCGGTGAGCCGCGAGGACGCCCGCCGCATCCTGCTCTCGCTGGGCTTCGAGGAGCGCGCCAGCGACGGCGACGCGGTGAGCTTCGGCGTGCCGAGCTGGCGCGTGGACGTCTCGATCGAGGAGGACCTGGTCGAGGAGATCGTCCGGACGCTGGGCTACGACGCCATCCCCGAGACGCTCCCCGGCCCCGCCGTGCGCACGCCGGCCGAGTCCGCCGAGGCGCAGGGGGTGGGCCGCGCCCGCGCCGCGCTGGAGGCGGCCGGGTTCAGCGAGGCGGTGAACTTCAGCTTCGTGGCGGCGCGCGACCTCGAGCCGCTCGCCGGCGGGCTCGCCGCCGGCGGCATCGCGCTCCGGAACCCCATCAGCGCCGACCTGGCGGTGATGCGCACCAGCCTGGTGCCGTCGCTGCTCCGCAACGCCGCGCACAACCGGCGGCAGCGGGTCGAGGACGTGCGCCTGTACGAGATCGCCCGCGCCTACGGCCCGCGCGCGGCCGGGGCCGCCGGGGACTCGCCCGGCCACGAGGCCACCGAGGTCGCCGGCGTCCTGCTGGGGCGGCGCAGCCCGGTGGGCTGGGCGGTGGGCGGCGACGTCGCCGACTTCCACGACGCCAAGGCGGCGGTGCAGGGGCTGCTGGAGGCGCTCGGGGTGGAGGCGTCCTGGTCCGCACCGGGGCCCGGCTGGCTGCACCCGCGCACCTCGGCGGCGCTCCGCGCGCCGGGCGGCGCGGCGCTGGGCGAGCTCGGCGAGCTGCACCCCCGGGTCGCCGAGGCGTTCGAGCTCCCGCGCGGCGTGCTCGCGTTCCGGCTCTCGCTGGACGCGCTGCTCGCGGCCGCGCGGCTGGTGCCGCAGTACCGGCCCATCCCGAGGCTCCCGGCGGTGCTCCGCGACGTGGCGGTGGTGGTGGAGGATGCGGTGACCGCCGCCGCCGTGGAGGTGCTGGTGCGCGAGGAGCCGCTCGTCGAGGCGGTGATCCTGTTCGACGTGTACAAGGGCGCGCCGCTGCCGGCGGGGCGCAAGAACCTCGCGCTCGCCATCACCTACCGCGCGCCGGACCGCACGCTCACCGACGCCGAGGCGGACGCCGCGCACGCGCGCATCGTGGCGCGGCTGCGCGAGCGCGTCGGGGCGGAGCTCCGGGGATAG
- the pheS gene encoding phenylalanine--tRNA ligase subunit alpha — protein MADLLSQLEALARSAREAIASAADEKGLEELRVRFLGKKGELSQVLRGMGQLPAEERPRVGEVANRVRDEVEALLAGAARGVAARALEAELAGPPMDVTLSGRRLLPRGHRHPVTRATEDISAIFARLGYEVASGPEIELDWYNFEALNIPPDHPARDMQDTFYVDESTLSPGGRTGVAPGGPARPGAVLLRTHTSPVQIRAMKRIGGPPIRIICPGRVYRSDYDQTHSPMFHQIEGLCVDEGITFADLKGTLAAFARAYFGPGTRTRFRPSYFPFTEPSAEVDVSCSICGGTGRKDGKRCGTCKETGWLEVLGAGMVHPRVLENGGVDPRRFTGFAFGMGVERMAMLRYGIDDLRLYFENDLRFLEQF, from the coding sequence ATGGCCGACCTGCTCTCGCAGCTCGAGGCGCTCGCACGGAGCGCCCGTGAAGCCATCGCCTCCGCCGCGGACGAGAAGGGGCTCGAGGAGCTCCGCGTCCGCTTCCTCGGCAAGAAGGGCGAGCTGTCCCAGGTCCTCCGGGGCATGGGGCAGCTCCCCGCCGAGGAGCGCCCGCGCGTCGGCGAGGTCGCGAACCGCGTCCGCGACGAGGTCGAGGCGCTGCTCGCCGGCGCCGCGCGCGGCGTCGCCGCGCGCGCGCTCGAGGCCGAGCTCGCCGGCCCGCCCATGGACGTGACGCTGTCCGGCCGCCGGCTCCTGCCGCGCGGGCACCGGCACCCCGTCACGCGCGCCACCGAGGACATCTCCGCCATCTTCGCGCGCCTCGGCTACGAGGTCGCGAGCGGGCCGGAGATCGAGCTCGACTGGTACAACTTCGAGGCGCTCAACATCCCGCCGGACCACCCCGCGCGCGACATGCAGGACACGTTCTACGTGGACGAGTCCACCCTGTCGCCGGGCGGGCGCACCGGCGTTGCGCCGGGCGGGCCCGCGAGGCCGGGGGCGGTGCTGCTCCGCACGCACACCTCGCCGGTGCAGATCCGCGCCATGAAGCGGATCGGCGGACCGCCCATCCGCATCATCTGCCCGGGCCGCGTCTACCGGTCGGACTACGACCAGACCCACTCGCCCATGTTCCACCAGATCGAGGGGCTGTGCGTGGACGAGGGCATCACCTTCGCCGACCTGAAGGGCACCCTGGCGGCGTTCGCCCGCGCCTACTTCGGCCCGGGCACCCGCACGCGCTTCCGGCCCAGCTACTTCCCGTTCACCGAGCCGAGCGCCGAGGTGGACGTGTCGTGCTCGATCTGCGGCGGCACCGGGCGCAAGGACGGCAAGCGCTGCGGCACGTGCAAGGAGACCGGCTGGCTGGAGGTGCTCGGCGCCGGCATGGTCCACCCGCGCGTGCTCGAGAACGGCGGCGTGGATCCGCGCCGCTTCACCGGCTTCGCCTTCGGCATGGGGGTCGAGCGCATGGCGATGCTCCGCTACGGCATCGACGACCTGCGCCTGTACTTCGAGAACGACCTCCGCTTCCTCGAACAGTTCTGA
- the rpmI gene encoding 50S ribosomal protein L35 produces MPKLKTKSGAKKRFVPKKSGKVKFRRAGVRHLATFGKTKKQKRHLRGTDHLTPMDEKKIKECFPYAR; encoded by the coding sequence ATGCCCAAGCTGAAGACCAAGAGCGGCGCCAAGAAGCGCTTCGTGCCGAAGAAGAGCGGCAAGGTGAAGTTCCGCCGCGCCGGCGTCCGCCACCTCGCCACGTTCGGCAAGACCAAGAAGCAGAAGCGCCACCTGCGCGGGACCGATCACCTCACGCCGATGGACGAGAAGAAGATCAAGGAGTGCTTCCCGTACGCCCGCTAG
- the queD gene encoding 6-carboxytetrahydropterin synthase QueD: MAPIDYTDRRRMRLDVEFYFAAAHRLPRYEGPCFRMHGHNYRFFVALEGEVDPATGMIADFGDVKRIVQEHVLARVDHRTLNDVLDNPTAENIARWVWEVLEPHLPGLCEIRLYEIPDSCVTYRGPGGR, translated from the coding sequence ATGGCGCCCATCGACTACACCGACCGCCGGCGCATGCGGCTCGACGTCGAGTTCTACTTCGCCGCCGCGCACCGCCTGCCGCGCTACGAGGGCCCGTGCTTCCGCATGCACGGCCACAACTACCGGTTCTTCGTCGCCCTGGAGGGCGAGGTCGATCCCGCGACCGGGATGATCGCCGACTTCGGGGACGTGAAGCGGATCGTGCAGGAGCACGTGCTCGCGCGCGTGGACCACCGCACGCTGAACGACGTCCTCGACAACCCCACCGCCGAGAACATCGCCCGCTGGGTGTGGGAGGTGCTCGAGCCGCACCTGCCCGGCCTGTGCGAGATCCGGCTCTACGAGATCCCGGACTCGTGCGTGACGTACCGGGGGCCGGGTGGCCGCTAG
- a CDS encoding Rieske (2Fe-2S) protein translates to MRHRVGRLQDLPDGHGWLVEIEGLEIALFRRGERVHALDNVCPHRGAALAFGDVRGEVVYCPLHAWPFQLATGACPEFPEASVRTFPVHVGEGGDLEVEL, encoded by the coding sequence GTGAGACACCGCGTCGGACGCCTCCAGGACCTGCCCGACGGGCACGGGTGGCTGGTCGAGATCGAGGGCCTGGAGATCGCCCTGTTCCGGCGCGGCGAGCGCGTGCACGCGCTCGACAACGTCTGCCCCCACCGCGGCGCGGCGCTCGCGTTCGGCGACGTGCGCGGCGAGGTGGTGTACTGCCCGCTCCACGCCTGGCCCTTCCAGCTGGCCACCGGCGCCTGCCCGGAGTTCCCCGAGGCGTCGGTGCGCACGTTCCCCGTGCACGTCGGCGAGGGCGGGGACCTCGAAGTGGAGCTATAA